One genomic window of Conger conger chromosome 7, fConCon1.1, whole genome shotgun sequence includes the following:
- the traf4b gene encoding TNF receptor-associated factor 4b, with protein MPGFDYKFLEKPKRRFQCPLCSKTMREPVQVSTCGHRFCDTCLQEFLSEGVFKCPEDQLPLDYAKIYPDPELEQQILALSIRCIHSEEGCRWTGQMKQLQGHFSTCAFNVIPCPNRCSAKLTRRDLPDHLQYDCVKRKVKCEFCGNEFTGEAYENHQGICPQESVYCENKCGARMMRRLLAQHSVAECPKRTQPCKYCGKEFVFDTIQNHQYHCPRFPVQCPNQCGTPNIAREDLAAHVKDSCCSALVLCPFKDAGCKHRCPKLAISRHLDDTTKSHLTMMCNLVTRQRQEILELRRELEELSVSQDGVLIWKLADYSRRLQESKLRSNHELFSPPFYSHRYGYRLQVSAFLNGNGSGEGTHLSIYIRVLPGEYDSLLEWPFSYKVTFSILDQSDPSLSKPQHITETFNPDPNWKNFQKPSSTARNSLDESTLGFGYPKFISHEEIKKRNYVRENAIFLKASIDIPQKIIA; from the exons TGAGGGTGTCTTTAAGTGTCCAGAGGACCAGCTGCCCTTGGACTATGCCAAG ATCTACCCTGACCCGGAGCTGGAGCAGCAGATCCTGGCCCTGTCCATCCGCTGCATCCACAGCGAGGAGGGCTGCCGCTGGACGGGCCAGATGAAGCAGCTACAG ggCCACTTCTCCACCTGCGCCTTCAACGTCATCCCCTGCCCTAACCGCTGCTCGGCCAAGCTGACGCGCCGCGACCTGCCCGACCACCTCCAGTACGACTGCGTCAAGCGCAAGGTCAAATGCGAGTTCTGCGGCAACGAGTTCACGGGCGAGGCCTACGAG AACCACCAGGGCATCTGCCCCCAGGAGAGTGTGTACTGTGAGAATAAGTGCGGGGCTCGTATGATGCGCAGGCTCCTGGCCCAGCACAGCGTGGCCGAGTGCCCCAAACGCACGCAGCCCTGCAAGTACTGCGGCAAGGAGTTCGTCTTCGACACCATCCAG AACCACCAGTACCACTGCCCACGCTTCCCGGTGCAGTGCCCCAACCAGTGCGGCACGCCCAACATCGCCCGCGAGGACCTGGCCGCCCACGTGAAGGACAGCTGCTGCAGCGCTCTGGTGCTCTGTCCCTTTAAGGATGCTGGCTGCAAACACAGG TGCCCCAAGCTGGCCATCAGCCGCCACCTGGACGACACCACCAAGTCCCACCTGACCATGATGTGCAACCTGGTGACCCGGCAGCGCCAGGAGATCCTGGAGCTCCgcagggagctggaggagctgtcCGTCAGCCAGGACGGCGTCCTCATCTGGAAGCTGGCCGACTACTCCCGCCGGCTGCAGGAGTCCAAGCTGCGGAGCAACCACGAGCTCTTCAGCCCGCCCTTCTACTCCCACCGCTACGGGTACCGGCTCCAGGTGTCGGCCTTCCTCAACGGGAACGGCAGCGGCGAGGGCACCCACCTGTCCATCTACATCCGGGTCCTGCCGGGCGAGTACGACAGCCTGCTGGAGTGGCCCTTCTCCTACAAGGTGACCTTCTCCATCCTGGACCAGAGCGACCCCTCCCTGTCCAAGCCCCAACACATCACCGAGACCTTCAACCCCGACCCCAACTGGAAGAACTTCCAGAAGCCCAGCTCCACCGCCCGCAACTCGCTGGACGAGAGCACGCTCGGTTTCGGGTACCCCAAGTTCATCTCCCACGAGGAGATCAAGAAGAGGAACTACGTCCGAGAGAACGCCATCTTCCTCAAGGCCTCCATAGACATCCCCCAGAAGATCATCGCCTGA